The segment ATCGCCGTGGCGCTCGAGCGGATCGCGTACCGCCCGCTACGGCGGGCGCCGAGGCTCGTGCCCTTGATCACCGCGATCGGTGCGTCGTTCTTTCTCCAGTATTCCTTCCGGAGTCTCTACGGGGCCGGCGTGCAGTCCTACCCCGACATCGCCGCGCTGTCCGGGAACCTCTCGCTCGGCGGGATCGCCTTCCCCCGCACGCAGGCGCTCGTGCTGGCGGCGGCGGTCGCGATGATGCTCCTGCTGTACTGGATCGTCATGCGGACGCGGACCGGCAAGGCGATGCGCGCCGTCGCGGAGGACCGGGACGCCGCGGCGCTGATGGGGATCGACGTCGATCGCATCATCGTGTTCACGTTCGCCCTCGGCGGCGCGATGGCCGGGGCCGCGGGCATCCTCTACGCCCTCACCTTCAAGCAGGTGCACTTCTTCATGGGGTTCGTGCCGGGGATCAAGGCGTTCACCGCAGCGGTGCTCGGCGGGATCGGCAACGTCCCGGGCGCGATGCTCGGCGGGCTGTTCCTGGGCGTCGTCGAGTCGGTTGGACCGGCGCTGTTCCTCGACGGGCTCGGGGTCCCGGCACCGTATCAGCTGCGGGACGTGATCGGCTTCACCATGCTGCTGGTCATGCTCATCTTCAGGCCGCAGGGCATCCTGGGCGAGCGTCTTGCGAGCAAGCGGGCGTAGCGCGCCGACCATCGGCGTCATCTTCGGCGGGGCGGCCGTCTATCTGTGCCTGGTCGGCATCATCGAGACGTTCAGCCGC is part of the bacterium genome and harbors:
- a CDS encoding branched-chain amino acid ABC transporter permease is translated as MRRGFGRHLSVIDLLLWVFRAAIIVTVVWGSIATLLAGRYSASQWLDFVGFGLAQGGIYALIALGYTMVYGVLNMINFAHGDVFMAGAYTAYYVAAPLGTSGFLARHLLSGLLLILAVSVATSTAIAVALERIAYRPLRRAPRLVPLITAIGASFFLQYSFRSLYGAGVQSYPDIAALSGNLSLGGIAFPRTQALVLAAAVAMMLLLYWIVMRTRTGKAMRAVAEDRDAAALMGIDVDRIIVFTFALGGAMAGAAGILYALTFKQVHFFMGFVPGIKAFTAAVLGGIGNVPGAMLGGLFLGVVESVGPALFLDGLGVPAPYQLRDVIGFTMLLVMLIFRPQGILGERLASKRA